In Drosophila teissieri strain GT53w chromosome 2R, Prin_Dtei_1.1, whole genome shotgun sequence, the following proteins share a genomic window:
- the LOC122614718 gene encoding LOW QUALITY PROTEIN: atrial natriuretic peptide receptor 1 (The sequence of the model RefSeq protein was modified relative to this genomic sequence to represent the inferred CDS: inserted 1 base in 1 codon), which yields MLLLRISIYVFFLMFAACFSAHPNPRRNEITWEDLNKDISLDSTTSMVGFNASDASLEQRTYERSRDSKSPQLSRYTEVGEMGSTMRVYNVGVLMASHLDSPFDLERCGPAVDLALDEINKVFLKPHNITLLKKKGSYPSCSGARAPGLAADMHFQDDVIAFIGPACAFALEPVARLAAYWNTPIITGMGDQPPSSEGELTVTSGILGRIHKWKNENTGMFKDKSKYPTXTRMSYCQCRLILVFASVIRQFNWNHVALLVDRSELFSWTVGKNLEYGLRQEGLLSFVKELNGNEEEVYENYLKDASMYARVVILSVRGVLVRKFMLAAHSLGMTNGEWVFLDVEIFQSEYWGDKGWEMKDEHDAKARKAYEALLRVSLLQPTSPKFQDFADSVRENALYDYNYTFGGGEEVNFFIGAFYDGVYLLGMALNETLTEGGDIRDGVNITRRMWNRTFEGITGHVRIDDNGDRDADYSILDLDPINGKFSVVAHYSGVHKVYSAVHGKKIHWPGGREEPPPDVPPCGFLGNSTDCLGNFSTIMYSVFGLVLFLGLVFLVICLLQKQMKLSKELNNMSWRVRPDDVLIEMGGMFGSKGGLQRLDVENISLQQFGIHSGRASIASFTSLPPQVYTTIGQFKGERVAIKKVNVKKVDLTPQLLWEIKQARDVSHENTVRFVGACIDLPRPTVLILTEYCSRGSLKDVLENEAIELDWNFRMSLIHDIVKGMNYLHNSDVAAHGKLRSCNCLIDGRFVLKISDFGLRTLTTPSDFVRDQNYYLKLLWIAPELLPLTSIPGCCPATQRGDVYSFGIILEEIVNRGGPYQEARQQMDVHTILHKVRQCNGFRPLIRERECPPDLLELMEKCWADNQEERPTFSTIRSNIRTIMKGFCENLMDDLLNRMEQYANNLESLVEEKTRQLSLEKQRTEELLYQILPRPVAQQLMAGDLVEPEEFSSVTIYFSDIVGFTELCARSSPMDVVNFLNDLYSTFDRIIGFYDVYKVETIGDAYLVVSGLPEPNGDKHAREIALMALDILRAVSSFNLRHKPEYKIQIRIGMHSGSVCAGVVGKKMPHYCLFGDTVNTASRMESTGQPGKIHVSSATKAILDKFGTFQMEQRGDVELKGKGTVTTYWLNSTSEGEARPPTPQILTTDEVPFPLLFAGMGK from the exons ATGCTCCTGCTTCGGATCAGCATCTACGTTTTCTTCCTGATGTTCGCCGCCTGCTTCAGTgcccatcccaatcccagacGCAATGAGATTACCTGGGAGGATCTGAACAAGGACATTAGTCTGGACTCCACTACTTCCATGGTGGGGTTCAATGCCAGTGATGCGAGCTTAGAGCAGAGAACGTACGAAAGGAGCAGGGATTCCAAGTCCCCTCAGCTTTCCAGATACACTGAGGTGGGGGAAATGGGGTCTACAATGCGTGTCTACAATGTTGGGGTTCTAATGGCTTCTCATTTGG ATTCCCCATTCGATCTGGAGCGTTGCGGACCGGCCGTGGATTTGGCCTTGGATGAGATCAACAAGGTGTTCCTCAAGCCTCACAACATAACACTACTGAAAAAGAAGGGAAG CTACCCATCCTGTTCGGGTGCTAGAGCTCCTGGACTGGCTGCGGACATGCATTTCCAGGACGACGTTATCGCGTTCATTGGACCAGCCTGCGCCTTTGCCCTTGAGCCGGTGGCCCGGCTGGCCGCCTATTGGAATACGCCCATCATCACCGGCATGGGAGATCAG CCGCCTTCTTCGGAAGGTGAGCTTACGGTCACTTCCGGAATCCTGGGTAGGATACACAAGTGGAAGAATGAGAACACG GGCATGTTCAAGGACAAGTCCAAGTACCCAA TCACCCGGATGTCTTACTGCCAGTGCCGACTCATCCTGGTCTTCGCCAGCGTCATTCGGCAGTTCAACTGGAATCACGTGGCCCTGCTGGTGGACAGATCGGAGCTCTTCTCGTGGACGGTGGGCAAGAATCTGGAGTACGGTCTGCGGCAGGAAGGACTCCTGAGCTTCGTCAAGGAGCTCAACGGCAACGAGGAGGAGGTGTACGAAAACTATCTCAAGGATGCCAGCATGTATGCAAGAG TTGTCATCCTGTCGGTTCGCGGAGTTCTGGTGCGCAAATTCATGCTGGCAGCCCACAGCTTGGGCATGACCAATGGCGAGTGGGTGTTCCTGGACGTGGAGATCTTTCAGAGCGAGTACTGGGGCGACAAGGGGTGGGAGATGAAGGATGAGCACGACGCCAAGGCGCGTAAGGCGTACGAAGCCCTCCTGAGGGTGAGTCTCCTGCAGCCGACGAGTCCCAAGTTCCAGGACTTTGCCGACAGTGTGAGGGAGAATGCGCTCTACGATTACAACTACACGTTTGGCGGGGGCGAGGAGGTGAACTTCTTCATTGGGGCATTTTACGATGGCGTCTACCTGCTGGGCATGGCCTTGAACGAGACCCTCACCGAGGGGGGTGACATCCGGGATGGGGTCAATATCACGAGGCGGATGTGGAATCGCACCTTCGAAGGCATCACCGGGCACGTGCGCATCGACGACAATGGTGACCGGGATGCGGACTACTCCATTCTGGATCTGGATCCCATCAATGGAAAGTTCTCGGTTGTGGCCCATTACTCCGGCGTACACAA AGTTTATTCAGCTGTTCATGGCAAGAAGATACATTGGCCTGGTGGGCGGGAGGAGCCACCGCCGGATGTGCCTCCCTGTGGGTTCCTGGGAAACTCCACAGACTGTCTCGGAAACT TTTCTACCATTATGTACTCCGTGTTTGGACTGGTCCTTTTCCTGGGTCTCGTTTTTCTGGTCATCTGCCTTCTACAAAA GCAGATGAAGCTCAGCAAGGAGCTGAACAATATGTCCTGGCGTGTGCGACCCGATGATGTGCTCATCGAGATGGGCGGCATGTTTGGGTCGAAGGGAGGCTTGCAGCGCCTGGATGTGGAGAACATCTCGTTGCAGCAGTTCGGCATCCACTCGGGACGTGCCTCGATAGCCAGCTTCACGTCGCTGCCGCCGCAAGTGTACACCACCATTGGTCAGTTCAAGGGTGAGCGGGTGGCCATCAAGAAGGTGAACGTGAAGAAGGTGGACCTGACGCCACAGCTGCTCTGGGAGATCAAGCAGGCGCGGGATGTGAGCCACGAGAATACGGTGCGCTTCGTGGGCGCCTGCATCGATCTGCCGCGACCCACCGTGCTCATCCTCACCGAGTATTGCTCAAGGGGCAGTCTGAAGGATGTGCTGGAGAACGAGGCCATCGAGCTGGACTGGAACTTCCGCATGTCCCTCATCCATGACATTGTCAAGGGCATGAACTATCTGCACAACAGCGATGTGGCTGCCCACGGAAAACTGAGGTCCTGCAATTGCCTGATAGACGGACGATTCGTGCTCAAGATCTCCGACTTTGGACTAAGAACGTTGACTACGCCCTCTGACTTTGTGCGGGATCAGAACTACTACTTGA AACTCCTGTGGATTGCTCCGGAACTCCTCCCACTGACCTCCATACCTGGTTGCTGTCCAGCCACGCAGCGCGGCGATGTGTACTCCTTTGGCATAATTCTGGAGGAGATCGTCAATCGTGGTGGACCCTACCAGGAGGCGCGCCAGCAGATGGACGTTCACACGATCCTGCACAAGGTGCGCCAGTGCAATGGCTTCCGTCCGCTTATCAGGGAGCGCGAGTGTCCTCCGGATCTGCTGGAGCTGATGGAGAAGTGCTGGGCAGACAACCAGGAGGAGCGGCCCACCTTCTCCACCATACGCAGCAATATTCGCACTATAATGAA AGGCTTCTGTGAAAATCTGATGGATGATCTACTAAATCGCATGGAGCAGTATGCCAACAATCTCGAGAGCCTCGTCGAGGAGAAAACGCGCCAATTGAGCCTGGAAAAGCAGCGCACGGAGGAGCTGCTCTACCAAATCCTACCGCGTCCTGTGGCCCAGCAATTGATGGCCGGCGATCTCGTGGAGCCGGAGGAGTTCAGCAGCGTGACCATATACTTTAGTGACATCGTCGGCTTCACCGAACTGTGCGCCCGCAGCAGTCCCATGGATGTGGTCAACTTTCTGAACGACTTGTACAGCACCTTTGACCGGATCATTGGCTTCTACGACGTTTACAAAGTGGAAACGATTGGTGATGCCTATCTGGTGGTTTCTGGACTGCCGGAGCCCAATGGTGACAAGCATGCTCGCGAGATTGCTCTCATGGCGCTGGACATCCTTCGAGCAGTCAGCTCCTTTAATCTCCGCCATAAGCCGGAGTACAAGATCCAGATACGCATTGGAATGCATTCGGGTTCCGTGTGCGCCGGCGTCGTTGGCAAGAAGATGCCACACTATTGCCTGTTTGGAGACACGGTTAACACGGCGTCCAGAATGGAGAGCACTGGCCAGCCGGGCAAGATTCATGTGTCCTCGGCCACCAAGGCCATCCTGGACAAGTTCGGCACCTTCCAAATGGAGCAGCGCGGCGATGTGGAGCTGAAGGGCAAGGGCACGGTCACCACCTACTGGCTGAATAGCACCTCCGAGGGCGAGGCACGTCCTCCCACTCCGCAGATCCTGACCACCGACGAGGTGCCCTTCCCGCTGCTCTTCGCCGGCATGGGAAAGTAG
- the LOC122614133 gene encoding dynein intermediate chain 2, ciliary isoform X1: MATKAGKGDGKQTKGKLRTSKNKTDGAGGGGGDADDFEAWMKSRQLLKPDDQLDLTEAELGEEITKVLTPTNTNIIRNLVVYSFKEGEFVLAPVPGNTVTLIAFPGNSLHVDSDEGRRQIEESDEIGYPLPMPNYTVVEQRETDNVDGEEGEGEEDDDGANAKDGGGEDEDVEEEDDEEAKGTEGDEGEGEGEGEGAVARQEDDEPAHQAAAVSSKKRKLINQFNYCERGALTYTNPKRNVDTQTIPPPRSQFGANVLQWVIYDSYMENFAESQKDGTKKDERKRGKREKKFRDKSAIAEQLNKKYLKCWQILERMINQNIYDDIAHDYRYWEDPADEFREGEGNLLPLWKFQYDRTKKMNVTDILFNPSYYDLFAVCFGSHDFMKQTNEGYLCLFTVKNPSFPDYIIQTDCGVMCCDIHPTYPFLAVIGLYDGNVAVYNLREDCKEPLYVSKGVNCKHGECVWQIKWGLDMADGEVNFFSVSSDGRVFNWILMQNKLWVTTIITLYRENGLVDGPDGTKVTLKSGGSCMVFHPVDNKVFLVGTECGYIYKCSTAFSSKYLMTYYAHNMSVYRIDFNRFNSNIFVSCSADWRVKVWEDMRPDPLFIFDLGAAVGDVKWAPYSSTVFAAVTTEGKVHVFDLHVNKYKPICVQAVVPKRKNKLTRLSFNEKLAFIVVGDEKGVTTSLKLSPNLRMMVKPPKKQLYLDQNTLQTGKLEKLLSLVRELPEGGTVVPDAATTVRS, encoded by the exons ATGGCCACAAAAGCGGGAAAAGGCGATGGCAAGCAGACGAAGGGGAAG CTGAGGACCTCCAAGAACAAGACAGATGGCGCTGGGGGTGGTGGCGGCGATGCCGATGACTTCGAGGCCTGGATGAAGTCGCGCCAGCTGCTCAAGCCCGACGACCAGCTCGATCTTACCGAGGCGGAACTGGGCGAGGAGATCACCAAGGTGCTGACCCCAACCAACACCAACATCATTCGCAATCTCGTCGTCTACAGCTTTAAGGAGGGCGAGTTCGTTCTGGCTCCGGTGCCCGGCAACACGGTCACCCTGATCGCCTTCCCCGGAAACTCACTGCACGTGGACTCCGATGAGGGTCGCCGCCAGATCGAGGAGTCGGACGAGATTGGCTACCCACTGCCCATGCCCAACTACACCGTGGTGGAGCAGCGCGAGACCGACAACGTCGACGGTGAGGAGGGAGAGGGCGAGGAGGACGATGATGGGGCCAA CGCAAAGGACGGCGGCGGAGAAGACGAGGAtgtcgaggaggaggacgacgaggaggccAAGGGCACCGAGGGTGATGAGGGCGAAGGCGAGGGCGAGGGTGAGGGCGCCGTTGCCCGCCAAGAGGACGATGAGCCCGCCCACCAGGCGGCGGCCGTTTCATCCAAGAAACGCAAGCTTATCAACCAGTTCAACTACTGCGAACGAGGTGCCCTCACCTATACGAATCCCAAAAGA AATGTAGACACCCAGACCATACCACCGCCCCGCTCCCAGTTCGGGGCCAATGTGCTGCAGTGGGTCATCTACGATTCGTATATGGAAAACTTTGCGGAGTCCCAGAAGGACGGCACCAAGAAGGACGAACGCAAGCGCGGCAAGAGGGAGAAGAAGTTCCGGGACAAGTCGGCCATTGCCGAGCAGCTGAACAAGAAGTATCTGAAGTGCTGGCAGATTCTCGAGCGGATGATCAATCAGAATATCTATGATGACATCGCCCACGACTATCGCTACTGGGAGGATCCGGCGGACGAGTTTCGCGAGGGTGAGGGCAACCTGCTGCCACTCTGGAAGTTCCAGTACGACAGGACCAAGAAGATGAACGTCACCGACATCCTGTTCAATCCGAGCTACTATGATCTCTTCGCCGTCTGCTTCGGATCGC ATGACTTCATGAAGCAGACCAACGAGGGTTACTTGTGTCTGTTCACTGTGAAGAATCCCTCATTCCCGGACTACATTA TTCAAACCGATTGTGGGGTTATGTGCTGCGACATCCATCCAACGTATCCCTTTCTGGCGGTGATCGGTCTCTATGACGGCAATGTCGCGGTCTACAATCTTCGCGAGGACTGCAAGGAGCCACTTTATGTGTCCAAAGGGGTCAACTGCAAGCACGGCGAGTGCGTGTGGCAGATCAAGTGGGGACTGGACATGGCCGATGGCGAGGTCAACTTCTTTTCGGTGTCCTCCGATGGTCGAGTCTTCAACTGGATCCTCATGCAGAACAAACTGTGGgtcaccaccatcatcacaTTGTACCGGGAAAACGGATTGGTTGACGGTCCAGATGGCACGAAGGTCACTCTGAAGAGCGGAGGATCCTGCATGGTCTTCCATCCAGTGGATAACAAG GTATTTCTGGTGGGCACCGAGTGTGGCTATATCTACAAGTGCAGCACGGCGTTCAGCTCCAAGTACCTGATGACCTACTATGCCCACAACATGTCCGTCTATCGCATTGACTTCAACCGCTTCAACAGCAACATCTTCGTGTCCTGTAGCGCCGATTGGAGGGTCAAGGTGTGGGAGGATATGCGTCCCGATCCACTGTTCATCTTTGATCTGGGTGCCGCCGTGGGCGATGTCAAGTGGGCTCCCTACTCGAGCACCGTCTTCGCAGCGGTGACCACCGAGGGCAAGGTGCACGTTTTCGATCTGCATGTGAACAAATACAAGCCCATCTGCGTCCAGGCTGTGGTGCCGAAGCGGAAGAACAAGCTCACCAGGTTATCCTTCAACGAGAAGCTCGCCTTCATTGTGGTGGGCGATGAGAA GGGCGTCACCACATCGCTGAAGCTATCGCCCAATCTTCGGATGATGGTCAAGCCGCCGAAGAAGCAGCTGTATCTCGACCAGAACACCCTGCAGACTGGCAAGCTGGAGAAGCTGCTTTCCCTGGTGCGGGAACTTCCCGAGGGCGGAACTGTGGTGCCCGATGCAGCCACAACAGTGCGAAGTTAG
- the LOC122614134 gene encoding fukutin-related protein, whose product MKVFRLRLVKLLLLGFLLANLVFLYYTWNTLLWRRISRALSGESMPAEEAPKAAKLSPKDKLRNANKHIRKSITIVFYGHYNFEQDLKASIDSILDVIPNMPILVLQDGGAEYAYPPVNYERNLTAGEERTVLFQSLSFDVRRTRLELNPLASIRTKYALIMPDGVRLSSKNILQKILREINSMGLPGQPKEQRPAVPPEQLVRRMVLVPFAGNLKSFSSCVRMNLDLPDWTLELVATNDTRRCDLFLQKHAILLDAAALGAMPEPFSLPFPEMLYMQAKIANLSTTVFPQAFQEGRRLFASFHTKQRRMDLRRRQFREMYKKLQIKRIVRRAYRVPGKAQAREVWGQGHGLVLDGQFSSSNTSLPLITDIDLFGCERTTKSCIGSVYNERPYYSYLGKHTPPCCLDKLRTTFNHVLEEFENVGIRYWLDNRALQSAIETNHLSPDAYDIDISFNVQDLERSNAMKKSQSKPYVDNEGFYWIKATDGHHFRVQFSKPNQVGVNLLPYAISGTEAKASGFFGWKARSFSADYLHPMSTVLFLGKSVMCPNNVLEYLEEKRIRVKSADLDADEE is encoded by the exons ATGAAGGTGTTCCGGTTGCGTCTGGtcaagctgctgctgcttggatTCCTGCTGGCCAACCTGGTGTTCCTCTATTACACCTGGAATACGCTGCTCTGGCGTCGGATAAGTAGAGCTCTATCCGGAGAATCCATGCCGGCAGAGGAAGCGCCAAAGGCCGCCAAACTGTCGCCCAAGGACAAGCTGCGCAATGCCAACAAACACATTCGCAAGTCCATTACCATCGTGTTCTATGGCCACTACAACTTCGAGCAGGATCTGAAGGCATCGATCGACAGCATCCTGGACGTGATACCCAACATGCCCATCCTGGTGCTCCAGGATGGCGGTGCCGAGTACGCCTATCCGCCGGTCAACTACGAGCGGAATCTAACCGCCGGAGAGGAGCGTACCGTGTTATTCCAGAGCCTGTCCTTTGATGTGCGGCGCACGCGGCTGGAGCTGAATCCCTTGGCATCCATTCGCACCAAGTACGCACTCATCATGCCGGACGGTGTGCGGCTGAGCAGCAAGAACATCCTGCAGAAGATTCTGCGCGAGATCAACTCAATGGGCTTGCCGGGACAGCCCAAGGAGCAGCGTCCTGCGGTGCCGCCGGAGCAGCTGGTACGCCGCATGGTGCTGGTACCCTTTGCCGGCAATCTCAAGTCCTTCAGCAGCTGCGTCAGGATGAACCTGGATCTGCCCGACTGGACACTGGAGCTGGTGGCCACCAACGATACCAGACGATGTGATTTG TTCCTGCAGAAGCACGCCATCCTGTTGGATGCAGCTGCTCTGGGAGCCATGCCCGAGCCCTTCTCCCTGCCCTTTCCGGAAATGCTCTACATGCAGGCCAAGATAGCCAATCTCTCG ACCACCGTGTTCCCGCAAGCCTTTCAGGAGGGACGGCGTCTATTTGCCTCCTTCCACACCAAACAGCGGAGGATGGACCTGCGCCGTCGGCAATTCCGTGAGATGTACAAGAAGCTGCAGATCAAGCGGATCGTGCGAAGGGCATACCGAGTGCCAGGAAAGGCACAGGCCCGGGAGGTGTGGGGCCAGGGTCACGGATTGGTCCTGGACGGTCAGTTCTCGTCGTCGAACACCTCGCTGCCCCTGATCACGGACATCGATCTGTTCGGCTGCGAGCGGACCACCAAGTCCTGCATAGGTAGTGTGTATAACGAGAGACCCTACTACTCCTACCTGGGCAAGCACACGCCACCCTGCTGCCTGGACAAGCTGCGGACGACCTTTAACCATGTGCTGGAGGAGTTCGAGAACGTGGGCATACGCTACTGGCTGGACAACCGAGCCCTGCAGAGCGCCATCGAAACGAACCACCTGTCTCCGGATGCGTACGACATTGACATTAGCTTCAATGTCCAGGACCTGGAGCGATCCAATGCGATGAAGAAGTCGCAGAGCAAGCCGTATGTGGACAACGAGGGATTCTACTGGATAAAGGCCACCGATGGCCATCATTTCCGCGTCCAGTTCTCCAAGCCCAACCAGGTGGGCGTCAACCTGCTGCCCTATGCCATCAGTGGAACGGAGGCGAAGGCAAGTGGCTTCTTTGGCTGGAAGGCCAGGAGCTTCTCGGCGGACTACCTGCATCCGATGTCCACGGTGCTCTTCCTGGGCAAGAGTGTTATGTGTCCAAACAATGTGCTGGAGTATCTGGAGGAGAAGCGCATCAGGGTGAAGTCCGCCGACttggatgcggatgaggagTGA
- the LOC122614135 gene encoding uncharacterized protein LOC122614135, translating into MCKYVLIAALAVMCSLVRVQATLHDLPRVFDFSNVDLVNFQYFKNLASQDPRTAATANPFLEHFQKKKAVLDYLDRLFFGNSPFQQPSEILFDPHFGRSWRPVYERKFGYRGERLIAALGSGYSVPQLRHFGAIPREYGTPHYPS; encoded by the exons ATGTGCAAATACGTCTTAATTGCTGCACTGGCCGTAATG TGCTCCCTGGTGCGAGTCCAAGCGACGCTGCACGATCTGCCCCGGGTCTTTGACTTCTCCAACGTGGATCTAGTGAACTTCCAGTACTTCAAGAACCTGGCATCGCAGGATCCGCgcaccgccgccaccgccaatCCGTTTCTGGAGCACTttcagaagaagaaggcggTGCTGGACTACCTGGACCGCCTGTTCTTCGGCAACTCCCCGTTCCAGCAGCCCAGCGAGATACTCTTCGATCCGCACTTCGGTCGCTCCTGGCGTCCGGTCTACGAGCGGAAGTTCGGATATCGCGGGGAGCGCCTGATCGCTGCCCTGGGATCTGGCTATTCGGTGCCACAACTGCGCCACTTTGGAGCCATTCCGCGAGAGTATGGCACTCCGCACTATCCCAGTTGA
- the LOC122614138 gene encoding U6 snRNA-associated Sm-like protein LSm6, translating into MSRKEALSQFINQIHGRPVAVKLNNGVDYRGVLACLDGYMNICLEQTEEYVNGQLKNKYGDAFIRGNNVLYISTQKRRV; encoded by the exons ATGTCCCGCAAAGAGGCGCTATCGCAGTTCATCAACCAGATACACGGTCGCCCCGTCGCCGTCAAGCTGAACAACGGCGTGGACTACCGAG GTGTGCTGGCCTGTCTGGATGGCTACATGAACATCTGCCTGGAGCAGACGGAGGAGTACGTGAATGGGCAGCTGAAGAATAAGTACGGAGACGCCTTCATCCGCGGCAACAACGTCCTCTACATTTCCACGCAGAAGCGGAGGGTCTGA
- the LOC122614133 gene encoding dynein intermediate chain 2, ciliary isoform X2 has product MATKAGKGDGKQTKGKRTSKNKTDGAGGGGGDADDFEAWMKSRQLLKPDDQLDLTEAELGEEITKVLTPTNTNIIRNLVVYSFKEGEFVLAPVPGNTVTLIAFPGNSLHVDSDEGRRQIEESDEIGYPLPMPNYTVVEQRETDNVDGEEGEGEEDDDGANAKDGGGEDEDVEEEDDEEAKGTEGDEGEGEGEGEGAVARQEDDEPAHQAAAVSSKKRKLINQFNYCERGALTYTNPKRNVDTQTIPPPRSQFGANVLQWVIYDSYMENFAESQKDGTKKDERKRGKREKKFRDKSAIAEQLNKKYLKCWQILERMINQNIYDDIAHDYRYWEDPADEFREGEGNLLPLWKFQYDRTKKMNVTDILFNPSYYDLFAVCFGSHDFMKQTNEGYLCLFTVKNPSFPDYIIQTDCGVMCCDIHPTYPFLAVIGLYDGNVAVYNLREDCKEPLYVSKGVNCKHGECVWQIKWGLDMADGEVNFFSVSSDGRVFNWILMQNKLWVTTIITLYRENGLVDGPDGTKVTLKSGGSCMVFHPVDNKVFLVGTECGYIYKCSTAFSSKYLMTYYAHNMSVYRIDFNRFNSNIFVSCSADWRVKVWEDMRPDPLFIFDLGAAVGDVKWAPYSSTVFAAVTTEGKVHVFDLHVNKYKPICVQAVVPKRKNKLTRLSFNEKLAFIVVGDEKGVTTSLKLSPNLRMMVKPPKKQLYLDQNTLQTGKLEKLLSLVRELPEGGTVVPDAATTVRS; this is encoded by the exons ATGGCCACAAAAGCGGGAAAAGGCGATGGCAAGCAGACGAAGGGGAAG AGGACCTCCAAGAACAAGACAGATGGCGCTGGGGGTGGTGGCGGCGATGCCGATGACTTCGAGGCCTGGATGAAGTCGCGCCAGCTGCTCAAGCCCGACGACCAGCTCGATCTTACCGAGGCGGAACTGGGCGAGGAGATCACCAAGGTGCTGACCCCAACCAACACCAACATCATTCGCAATCTCGTCGTCTACAGCTTTAAGGAGGGCGAGTTCGTTCTGGCTCCGGTGCCCGGCAACACGGTCACCCTGATCGCCTTCCCCGGAAACTCACTGCACGTGGACTCCGATGAGGGTCGCCGCCAGATCGAGGAGTCGGACGAGATTGGCTACCCACTGCCCATGCCCAACTACACCGTGGTGGAGCAGCGCGAGACCGACAACGTCGACGGTGAGGAGGGAGAGGGCGAGGAGGACGATGATGGGGCCAA CGCAAAGGACGGCGGCGGAGAAGACGAGGAtgtcgaggaggaggacgacgaggaggccAAGGGCACCGAGGGTGATGAGGGCGAAGGCGAGGGCGAGGGTGAGGGCGCCGTTGCCCGCCAAGAGGACGATGAGCCCGCCCACCAGGCGGCGGCCGTTTCATCCAAGAAACGCAAGCTTATCAACCAGTTCAACTACTGCGAACGAGGTGCCCTCACCTATACGAATCCCAAAAGA AATGTAGACACCCAGACCATACCACCGCCCCGCTCCCAGTTCGGGGCCAATGTGCTGCAGTGGGTCATCTACGATTCGTATATGGAAAACTTTGCGGAGTCCCAGAAGGACGGCACCAAGAAGGACGAACGCAAGCGCGGCAAGAGGGAGAAGAAGTTCCGGGACAAGTCGGCCATTGCCGAGCAGCTGAACAAGAAGTATCTGAAGTGCTGGCAGATTCTCGAGCGGATGATCAATCAGAATATCTATGATGACATCGCCCACGACTATCGCTACTGGGAGGATCCGGCGGACGAGTTTCGCGAGGGTGAGGGCAACCTGCTGCCACTCTGGAAGTTCCAGTACGACAGGACCAAGAAGATGAACGTCACCGACATCCTGTTCAATCCGAGCTACTATGATCTCTTCGCCGTCTGCTTCGGATCGC ATGACTTCATGAAGCAGACCAACGAGGGTTACTTGTGTCTGTTCACTGTGAAGAATCCCTCATTCCCGGACTACATTA TTCAAACCGATTGTGGGGTTATGTGCTGCGACATCCATCCAACGTATCCCTTTCTGGCGGTGATCGGTCTCTATGACGGCAATGTCGCGGTCTACAATCTTCGCGAGGACTGCAAGGAGCCACTTTATGTGTCCAAAGGGGTCAACTGCAAGCACGGCGAGTGCGTGTGGCAGATCAAGTGGGGACTGGACATGGCCGATGGCGAGGTCAACTTCTTTTCGGTGTCCTCCGATGGTCGAGTCTTCAACTGGATCCTCATGCAGAACAAACTGTGGgtcaccaccatcatcacaTTGTACCGGGAAAACGGATTGGTTGACGGTCCAGATGGCACGAAGGTCACTCTGAAGAGCGGAGGATCCTGCATGGTCTTCCATCCAGTGGATAACAAG GTATTTCTGGTGGGCACCGAGTGTGGCTATATCTACAAGTGCAGCACGGCGTTCAGCTCCAAGTACCTGATGACCTACTATGCCCACAACATGTCCGTCTATCGCATTGACTTCAACCGCTTCAACAGCAACATCTTCGTGTCCTGTAGCGCCGATTGGAGGGTCAAGGTGTGGGAGGATATGCGTCCCGATCCACTGTTCATCTTTGATCTGGGTGCCGCCGTGGGCGATGTCAAGTGGGCTCCCTACTCGAGCACCGTCTTCGCAGCGGTGACCACCGAGGGCAAGGTGCACGTTTTCGATCTGCATGTGAACAAATACAAGCCCATCTGCGTCCAGGCTGTGGTGCCGAAGCGGAAGAACAAGCTCACCAGGTTATCCTTCAACGAGAAGCTCGCCTTCATTGTGGTGGGCGATGAGAA GGGCGTCACCACATCGCTGAAGCTATCGCCCAATCTTCGGATGATGGTCAAGCCGCCGAAGAAGCAGCTGTATCTCGACCAGAACACCCTGCAGACTGGCAAGCTGGAGAAGCTGCTTTCCCTGGTGCGGGAACTTCCCGAGGGCGGAACTGTGGTGCCCGATGCAGCCACAACAGTGCGAAGTTAG